Proteins encoded by one window of Streptacidiphilus sp. PB12-B1b:
- a CDS encoding phosphopantetheine-binding protein codes for MEETAVEPDSALRGQILHSIGELLPRVLKKELPEIPENACLFDDLGLTSAGTLELILELEEALDIQVDVEDIGEDDLRSVSSLADFVAGHVIAED; via the coding sequence GTGGAAGAAACCGCTGTCGAGCCCGACTCCGCACTGCGCGGGCAGATCCTGCACAGCATCGGCGAACTCCTGCCCCGGGTGCTGAAGAAGGAACTGCCGGAGATCCCGGAGAACGCCTGCCTCTTCGACGACCTCGGCCTCACCTCGGCCGGCACCCTGGAACTGATCCTGGAACTGGAGGAGGCGCTGGACATCCAGGTGGACGTGGAGGACATCGGCGAGGACGACCTGCGCTCGGTGTCGAGCCTGGCCGACTTCGTCGCCGGCCACGTCATCGCCGAGGACTGA
- a CDS encoding 2-hydroxy-acid oxidase — translation MPATGAHTREPYLREPDGRGLRISRVLSRAFDGRSETSLDPDLRVFVSDLARPYGVPLREDLLEQGVGHSYGEMAEGLLRESLPDGEPVDLLVLAVAIPDVRPGRSTAVYLSRYCPGAPLAFAVNDQGPAAAFTALRIAQDYQRTGAARRAAVLVLEQASLHYTPPVPVRVPDGHRAVLLVCEESPVTELSIRQESQVAPGSVAEAVADRLALLGPEAVLVAGPGVGAPPSGSGWGAERTVSAPAGQPMTGVWSELALGLPGWREQRRPVLVADYDPDLGRLGLLAVGLPTAPTHRAAVDTASAATAVIAEPPAVASVAGR, via the coding sequence GTGCCCGCCACCGGGGCGCACACCCGCGAGCCGTACCTGCGCGAGCCGGACGGCCGCGGGCTGCGGATCAGCCGGGTGCTGAGCCGGGCGTTCGACGGCAGGTCGGAGACCTCGCTCGACCCGGATCTGCGGGTGTTCGTCTCCGATCTGGCCCGCCCGTACGGGGTGCCGCTCCGCGAGGACCTGCTGGAGCAGGGCGTCGGCCACTCGTACGGGGAGATGGCGGAGGGCCTGCTGCGCGAGTCGCTGCCGGACGGCGAACCGGTGGATCTGCTGGTGCTGGCGGTCGCCATTCCCGACGTCCGCCCGGGCCGTTCCACCGCGGTGTACCTGAGCCGCTACTGCCCGGGCGCGCCGCTTGCCTTCGCCGTCAACGACCAGGGCCCGGCCGCCGCGTTCACCGCGCTGCGGATCGCCCAGGACTACCAGCGCACCGGGGCCGCGCGCAGGGCCGCGGTGCTGGTGCTGGAACAGGCGTCGCTGCACTACACCCCGCCGGTGCCGGTACGCGTGCCGGACGGTCACCGGGCGGTGCTGCTGGTCTGCGAGGAGTCACCGGTAACGGAGTTGAGTATCCGTCAGGAGTCGCAGGTCGCTCCGGGGTCGGTGGCCGAGGCGGTCGCGGACCGGCTGGCACTGCTGGGGCCGGAGGCGGTGCTGGTCGCCGGTCCGGGGGTGGGCGCACCGCCTTCCGGCTCCGGGTGGGGCGCGGAGCGGACGGTGTCGGCCCCGGCCGGGCAGCCCATGACCGGCGTCTGGTCGGAGCTGGCACTGGGCCTGCCGGGCTGGCGGGAGCAGCGGCGGCCGGTGCTGGTCGCCGACTACGACCCGGATCTGGGACGGCTCGGCCTGCTGGCCGTCGGCCTGCCGACCGCGCCGACGCACCGGGCCGCCGTGGACACCGCGAGTGCCGCCACCGCCGTGATCGCCGAGCCCCCGGCGGTGGCGTCCGTGGCCGGGCGGTGA
- a CDS encoding 4'-phosphopantetheinyl transferase superfamily protein produces the protein MTPGAEVEPGAEVEFWTVRTDQPPAVVARLAGLLDAGERGRAGGLADPVGRDRFTVVHGVVRLLAAERLGVPAAGLRWRRGPQGKPEPVATGRPAGGLQLNYSASGVLAVLALATGGRRVGVDVEELPPERVAIRVAERFFPPEDAGFVASGESPAVRAARFAGLWCRREACVKVFGGRLVQGLRLPVGGPGTVRLPDTGQLGGGRGCSVRDVPLPPGFPGFRAAVAVEGVQPFRVRRRVWQEADHGVPVGIDMLNSPAAQRV, from the coding sequence GTGACGCCGGGCGCGGAGGTCGAGCCGGGCGCGGAGGTGGAGTTCTGGACGGTCCGCACCGACCAGCCGCCCGCCGTGGTCGCCCGCCTCGCGGGCCTGCTGGACGCGGGGGAGCGCGGACGGGCGGGCGGCCTCGCCGATCCGGTCGGCCGCGACCGGTTCACCGTGGTGCACGGCGTGGTCCGGCTGCTGGCCGCCGAACGGCTGGGCGTGCCCGCCGCCGGGCTGCGCTGGCGGCGCGGGCCCCAGGGCAAACCCGAACCGGTGGCGACGGGCCGTCCGGCGGGCGGCCTGCAGCTCAACTACTCGGCCTCCGGGGTGTTGGCGGTGCTGGCACTGGCCACGGGCGGCCGACGGGTGGGCGTGGACGTCGAGGAGCTGCCGCCGGAGCGGGTTGCGATCCGGGTCGCCGAGCGGTTCTTCCCGCCCGAGGACGCCGGGTTCGTGGCGTCGGGGGAGTCGCCCGCGGTGCGCGCGGCCCGGTTCGCCGGGCTGTGGTGCCGCCGCGAGGCGTGCGTCAAGGTCTTCGGCGGGCGGCTGGTGCAGGGCCTGCGGCTGCCGGTGGGCGGCCCGGGGACGGTGCGGCTGCCGGACACCGGCCAGCTGGGCGGCGGCCGGGGGTGCTCGGTTCGGGACGTCCCGCTGCCGCCGGGTTTCCCCGGCTTCCGGGCGGCGGTCGCGGTCGAGGGCGTGCAGCCGTTCCGGGTACGGCGCAGGGTCTGGCAGGAGGCCGACCATGGTGTACCTGTTGGCATAGACATGCTCAACTCGCCTGCTGCACAACGAGTGTGA
- a CDS encoding condensation domain-containing protein, with the protein MTRTRITIRYDGGTSGTGPLTFGQDNMIRCIRQDQPDQINKQGTWPVPDTADLPAALAALRTLAERHQTLRTVFPAAPDDPGGFPVRQEVRAEGEFTVEAIETDLTDDLELDLLADELGRASNALPFDLAVDFPLRCTLLTRRGQLLRLIVAVCHAAADGAATALLVQEWALLAAGKELPPVSSRTPLQVAEAERTRQGLRRARTSLRHWERILRTGPHAVFADSRLTGPPSPVSVLIARSRTGAEALDAASRRTGATPSTVLLAAFAALAAYRAAQPGLVIAALSANRHRPGLADHVGTIAQDGLLSLDAGAADLDELIGRTKAASMAGFLNSTFDAEKIWQMIEDTAHLRGARFARHIVVNDLSLTIPDEVFEARPAPTADPEISWFPDEPVPARLMFNILRVPGRLEFALLSCPQVLDRAEAEEFVRGLLAIVRQAAHGPVPLAGLGGLTRLSPGVRAGDWQQHDNSWIDLDAVRALLAGALGGVTGGSRVRIEGGRLVARIAYHAAAGAGEDPELIPQRVHRAVMAALPQHETAMAPQHYLIHGRADPGGRPPGPPEPSEPSDDWERLPVLAEGSGRDPGVPDWQALLA; encoded by the coding sequence GTGACACGGACCAGGATCACCATCCGCTACGACGGCGGCACCAGCGGGACCGGACCGCTCACCTTCGGCCAGGACAACATGATCCGCTGCATCCGGCAGGACCAGCCGGACCAGATCAACAAGCAGGGCACCTGGCCGGTGCCCGACACGGCCGACCTCCCGGCCGCACTGGCGGCGCTGCGGACGCTCGCCGAGCGGCACCAAACCCTGCGCACCGTCTTCCCGGCGGCCCCGGACGACCCCGGCGGCTTCCCGGTGCGACAGGAGGTCAGGGCCGAGGGCGAGTTCACCGTCGAGGCGATCGAGACCGACCTCACCGACGACCTCGAACTCGACCTCCTCGCCGACGAGTTGGGCCGCGCCAGCAACGCCCTGCCGTTCGACCTGGCAGTGGACTTCCCGCTGCGCTGCACCCTGCTCACCCGGCGCGGGCAACTGCTCCGGCTGATCGTGGCCGTCTGCCACGCCGCCGCCGACGGGGCCGCCACCGCCCTGCTGGTCCAGGAGTGGGCGCTGCTCGCGGCCGGGAAGGAACTCCCGCCGGTCAGCTCGCGCACCCCGCTTCAGGTCGCCGAGGCCGAGCGGACCCGGCAGGGGCTGCGCCGGGCCCGCACCTCGCTGCGGCACTGGGAGCGCATCCTGCGCACCGGCCCGCACGCCGTCTTCGCGGACTCCCGGCTGACCGGGCCGCCCAGCCCGGTCTCCGTCCTCATCGCCCGCTCCCGGACCGGCGCCGAGGCGCTGGACGCGGCCTCCCGGCGCACCGGCGCCACCCCCTCCACCGTGCTGCTGGCCGCCTTCGCCGCGCTGGCGGCGTACCGCGCGGCGCAGCCCGGCCTGGTGATCGCCGCGCTCTCCGCCAACCGCCACCGGCCCGGCCTCGCCGACCATGTGGGCACCATCGCCCAGGACGGCCTGCTGTCGCTGGACGCCGGTGCGGCCGACCTGGACGAGCTGATCGGCCGCACCAAGGCCGCGTCCATGGCGGGATTCCTGAACAGCACCTTCGACGCCGAGAAGATCTGGCAGATGATCGAGGACACCGCCCACCTGCGCGGCGCCCGGTTCGCCCGCCACATCGTGGTGAACGACCTCAGCCTGACCATCCCGGACGAGGTCTTCGAAGCCCGCCCGGCGCCCACGGCCGATCCCGAGATCAGCTGGTTCCCCGACGAGCCCGTCCCGGCCCGGCTGATGTTCAACATCCTCCGCGTGCCCGGGCGGCTGGAGTTCGCGCTTCTCAGCTGCCCGCAGGTGCTGGACCGGGCCGAGGCCGAGGAGTTCGTACGCGGGCTGCTGGCTATCGTCCGGCAGGCGGCCCACGGCCCGGTGCCGCTCGCCGGGCTGGGCGGGCTGACGCGGCTGAGCCCCGGCGTCCGGGCGGGGGACTGGCAGCAGCACGACAACTCCTGGATCGACCTGGACGCGGTGCGTGCGCTGCTGGCCGGGGCGCTGGGCGGGGTGACCGGAGGGTCACGGGTGCGGATCGAGGGCGGGCGGCTGGTGGCGCGGATCGCGTACCACGCCGCCGCCGGGGCGGGGGAGGACCCGGAGCTGATCCCGCAGCGCGTGCACCGGGCGGTGATGGCCGCGCTGCCGCAGCACGAGACGGCGATGGCCCCGCAGCACTACCTGATCCACGGCCGGGCGGACCCCGGCGGCCGCCCGCCGGGGCCGCCGGAACCGTCGGAGCCGTCGGACGACTGGGAGCGGCTGCCGGTCCTGGCCGAGGGCAGCGGACGCGATCCGGGCGTACCCGACTGGCAGGCGCTGCTGGCCTGA
- a CDS encoding nitroreductase family protein, with product MSRTAATSVPVHPLLADRWSPRSFDDAHTVDEEQLAALLEAARWAPSASNRQPWRFIVGRRGDATFKAVFASLMEGNQLWAGSASLLIAAVADERLPDGGRNPYAAYDTGLAVAQLTLQAHALGLHTHQMGGYVADRLLEALDIPAEGLLPLAVIAVGANAHADLLPEALRVREVAARERRPLDETFYAGRWGTPLEIGIG from the coding sequence ATGTCCCGTACCGCCGCCACGTCCGTCCCCGTGCACCCGCTGCTCGCCGACCGGTGGAGCCCCCGCTCCTTCGACGACGCCCACACCGTGGACGAGGAGCAGCTCGCGGCGCTGCTGGAGGCGGCCCGCTGGGCCCCCTCGGCCAGCAACCGGCAGCCCTGGCGGTTCATCGTCGGCCGTCGCGGCGACGCGACCTTCAAAGCGGTCTTCGCGTCGCTGATGGAGGGCAACCAGCTGTGGGCCGGCAGCGCCTCGCTGCTGATCGCCGCCGTCGCCGACGAGCGGCTCCCGGACGGCGGCCGCAACCCGTACGCGGCGTACGACACCGGGCTGGCCGTGGCCCAGCTCACCCTGCAGGCCCACGCGCTGGGACTGCACACGCACCAGATGGGCGGCTATGTCGCCGACCGGCTGCTGGAGGCGCTGGACATCCCGGCGGAGGGCCTGCTGCCGCTGGCCGTGATAGCGGTCGGCGCCAACGCCCACGCGGACCTGCTGCCGGAGGCCCTGCGCGTCCGCGAGGTCGCCGCGCGCGAGCGCCGTCCGCTGGACGAGACCTTCTACGCCGGACGCTGGGGCACCCCGCTCGAGATCGGCATCGGCTGA
- a CDS encoding MFS transporter, with amino-acid sequence MRATGKSPSTAQPASGRTRQDSGYKWVALSNTTLGVFMATLDASIVIIAMPAIFRGIGLDPLAPGNISYLLWMIMGYLLVTAVLVVALGRLGDIYGRVRIYNLGFAVFSAASLALSLDPYRGSAGALWLIAFRIVQALGGAMLMANSAAILTDAFPTEQRGMALGVNQIAGLAGQFLGLIAGGLLAAVDWRAVFWVNVPIGVIGTVWSYRSLREIGSSKRARIDWAGNLTFTCGALALLAGITYGIQPYGGHPTGWTNPLVLTALGCGIVLLAVFALVESRVAEPMFQLSLFRNRAFAAGNAAALLTAVARGGLQFMLIIWLQGIWLPLHGYAYTDTPLWAGIALLPLTAGFLISGPVSGYLSDRFGARAFATGGLLLMAASFGGLLLLPVDFSYPVFAVIVFANGVGQGLFSAPNTSAIMGSVPPERRGVASGMRATFQNSGMALSIGIFFSLMIIGLAGTLPHALSSGLQAQGVPADVAGSVATLPPVSTLFAAFLGQNPVGHLLAPSGVLHTLPAHNAATLTGTQFFPHLISAPLHHGLAVVFTAAIVMALAGALASVLRGGNDTPAPAASTPRTARGAGRG; translated from the coding sequence GTGCGTGCCACCGGAAAGTCGCCCAGTACCGCGCAGCCCGCGTCCGGCCGGACGCGCCAGGATTCGGGCTACAAGTGGGTGGCCCTGTCCAACACCACACTCGGCGTGTTCATGGCCACCCTGGACGCGTCCATCGTGATCATCGCCATGCCCGCGATCTTCCGCGGCATCGGCCTGGATCCGCTGGCCCCCGGCAACATCAGCTACCTGCTCTGGATGATCATGGGCTACCTGCTGGTGACCGCCGTGCTGGTGGTCGCCCTCGGACGGCTCGGGGACATCTACGGCCGGGTCCGGATCTACAACCTGGGCTTCGCCGTCTTCAGCGCCGCCTCGCTGGCGCTCTCGCTGGACCCGTACCGAGGCTCGGCGGGCGCCCTGTGGCTGATCGCCTTCCGGATCGTCCAGGCCCTCGGCGGGGCCATGCTGATGGCCAACTCCGCCGCCATCCTCACCGACGCCTTCCCCACCGAGCAGCGCGGCATGGCCCTGGGCGTCAACCAGATCGCCGGGCTGGCCGGGCAGTTCCTCGGGCTGATCGCCGGGGGCCTGCTGGCCGCCGTCGACTGGCGCGCGGTGTTCTGGGTGAACGTGCCCATCGGCGTCATCGGCACGGTGTGGTCCTACCGCAGCCTGCGCGAGATCGGCAGCAGCAAGCGGGCCCGGATCGACTGGGCCGGGAACCTCACCTTCACCTGCGGCGCGCTGGCCCTGCTCGCCGGGATCACCTACGGGATCCAGCCGTACGGCGGCCACCCCACCGGCTGGACCAACCCGCTGGTGCTTACCGCGCTCGGCTGCGGCATCGTCCTGCTGGCGGTCTTCGCGCTGGTGGAGTCGCGGGTCGCCGAGCCCATGTTCCAGCTGTCGCTGTTCCGGAACCGCGCCTTCGCCGCGGGCAACGCCGCCGCGCTGCTCACCGCGGTCGCCCGGGGCGGCCTGCAGTTCATGCTGATCATCTGGCTGCAGGGGATCTGGCTGCCGCTGCACGGCTACGCCTACACCGACACCCCGCTGTGGGCCGGGATCGCGCTGCTGCCGCTCACCGCGGGCTTCCTGATCTCCGGACCGGTCAGCGGCTACCTCTCCGACCGCTTCGGCGCCCGGGCCTTCGCCACCGGCGGCCTGCTGCTGATGGCCGCCTCGTTCGGCGGACTGCTGCTGCTCCCGGTGGACTTCTCGTACCCGGTCTTCGCGGTGATCGTCTTCGCCAACGGGGTCGGCCAGGGGCTGTTCTCGGCCCCCAACACCTCGGCCATCATGGGCAGCGTGCCGCCCGAGCGGCGCGGCGTGGCCTCCGGCATGCGGGCGACCTTCCAGAACTCGGGCATGGCGCTGTCGATCGGCATCTTCTTCTCGCTGATGATCATCGGACTGGCGGGTACCCTGCCGCACGCGCTCAGCAGCGGGCTGCAGGCGCAGGGCGTCCCGGCGGACGTGGCCGGGTCCGTCGCCACCCTGCCGCCGGTGTCCACCCTGTTCGCGGCGTTCCTCGGGCAGAACCCGGTGGGCCACCTGCTCGCGCCCTCCGGCGTGCTGCACACCCTCCCGGCGCACAACGCCGCCACGCTCACCGGTACGCAGTTCTTCCCGCACCTGATCTCCGCGCCGCTGCACCACGGGCTGGCCGTCGTCTTCACCGCGGCCATCGTGATGGCCCTGGCCGGAGCCCTGGCCTCGGTGCTGCGCGGCGGCAACGACACGCCCGCCCCGGCAGCGTCCACGCCCCGCACCGCCCGCGGGGCCGGACGCGGCTGA
- the cobF gene encoding precorrin-6A synthase (deacetylating), with protein sequence MKNLLVIGIGAGDPDYLTLQAVKAIGRADAFFVLGKGEEKQDLVRLRQAMLASHARPGHRVVEVADPDRDRTSAAYTEAVEDWRSRRADLYEHFLREDLGEDETGAILAWGDPSLYDSTLAIVEEVRERGRVRFEYAVVPGISSVSALAAKHRTGLNRVGEPVRITTGRRLAGTLPELPDDVAVMLDARTAFAGVPDEEDVLIYWGAYVGTPDEILVSGLLREVAPRILELRAEARERKGWIMDTYLLRRVRTS encoded by the coding sequence ATGAAGAATCTGCTTGTCATCGGCATCGGAGCCGGCGATCCCGACTACCTCACCCTGCAGGCGGTCAAGGCCATCGGGCGCGCCGACGCCTTCTTCGTCCTGGGCAAGGGGGAGGAGAAGCAGGATCTGGTGCGGCTCCGGCAGGCCATGCTGGCGAGCCATGCCCGCCCGGGGCACCGGGTGGTCGAGGTCGCCGACCCCGACCGGGACCGCACCAGCGCCGCCTACACCGAGGCCGTCGAGGACTGGCGCTCGCGCCGCGCCGACCTCTACGAGCACTTCCTGCGCGAGGACCTCGGCGAGGACGAGACCGGTGCCATCCTGGCCTGGGGCGATCCCAGCCTGTACGACAGCACCCTGGCGATCGTCGAGGAGGTCCGCGAGCGCGGCCGGGTGCGGTTCGAGTACGCCGTCGTCCCCGGCATCAGCAGCGTCTCCGCGCTGGCGGCCAAGCACCGGACCGGGCTGAACCGGGTGGGCGAGCCGGTGCGGATCACCACCGGCCGCCGCCTGGCCGGGACGCTGCCCGAACTGCCGGACGACGTCGCGGTGATGCTGGACGCCCGCACCGCCTTCGCCGGCGTTCCGGACGAGGAGGACGTGCTGATCTACTGGGGCGCCTACGTCGGCACGCCGGACGAGATCCTGGTCTCCGGCCTGCTGCGGGAGGTCGCCCCGCGCATCCTGGAGCTGCGCGCCGAGGCCCGTGAGCGCAAGGGCTGGATCATGGACACCTACCTGCTGCGCCGGGTCCGCACGTCGTGA
- a CDS encoding ricin-type beta-trefoil lectin domain protein, translating to MPAEQYGAPVGRPQGRRPEGRARRRARQRLRRIAFIGVLAPIAAMISVVGISAAPAGAAVPGAPSGWSTVFSDDFNGAAGSAPSSSNWIYDTGPGSNFGTGEIETMTNSTNNVHLDGNGDLDITAIGSGSNWTSGRIQTPTANVGAPAGGELEVTASIEQPNPSSGTGYWPAFWMLGPGQWPENGEIDILEDVNALSEHSGTFHCGTDPGGPCNETDGLGSGLQSCSGCQTGYHTYTAIVNRTNTSDESITWYLDGNQFYSVSESQVGASTWQAAVDHNFSIIFDLAMGGGYPNGVCGCTSPTGATTSGASMSVAYVAAYETTGSGGGGGGGGGGTGVGPITGYDGLCVDDRSSSTADFNPVQVYTCNGTAAQQWTVVEAGSTLHVLGKCLDINGGGTADGTTVDLYDCNNTAAQVWEPQSDGALYNPQSNKCLDDTGWSTTPGTQLQIWDCTGGANQKWNLP from the coding sequence ATGCCAGCAGAGCAGTACGGCGCCCCGGTCGGGCGTCCACAGGGCCGCAGACCCGAGGGCCGGGCGCGGCGAAGGGCCCGGCAGCGGCTCCGGCGGATCGCCTTCATCGGCGTGCTCGCGCCGATCGCCGCCATGATCTCGGTCGTCGGCATCTCGGCCGCGCCCGCCGGCGCCGCCGTACCGGGCGCGCCCTCGGGGTGGTCCACGGTGTTCAGCGACGACTTCAACGGGGCCGCGGGCTCCGCGCCCTCCTCGTCCAACTGGATCTACGACACCGGCCCGGGCTCCAACTTCGGCACCGGTGAGATCGAGACCATGACCAACTCGACCAACAACGTCCACCTGGACGGCAACGGCGACCTGGACATCACCGCCATCGGCTCGGGCAGCAACTGGACCTCGGGCCGCATCCAGACGCCCACCGCCAACGTGGGCGCGCCGGCCGGCGGCGAGCTGGAGGTCACCGCCTCCATCGAGCAGCCCAACCCGTCCAGCGGCACCGGGTACTGGCCCGCCTTCTGGATGCTGGGCCCCGGCCAGTGGCCGGAGAACGGCGAGATCGACATCCTGGAGGACGTCAACGCCCTCTCCGAGCACTCCGGGACGTTCCACTGCGGCACCGACCCGGGCGGTCCCTGCAACGAGACCGACGGCCTCGGCAGCGGGCTGCAGTCCTGCTCCGGCTGCCAGACCGGCTACCACACGTACACGGCGATCGTGAACCGGACCAACACCTCCGACGAGTCGATCACCTGGTACCTCGACGGCAACCAGTTCTACAGCGTGAGCGAGTCCCAGGTGGGCGCCTCGACCTGGCAGGCGGCGGTCGACCACAACTTCTCGATCATCTTCGACCTGGCCATGGGCGGCGGCTATCCGAACGGCGTGTGCGGCTGCACCTCGCCGACCGGCGCCACCACCTCCGGCGCCAGCATGAGCGTGGCCTACGTCGCCGCCTACGAGACCACCGGCAGCGGTGGCGGTGGAGGCGGCGGCGGTGGCGGCACCGGGGTCGGCCCGATCACCGGCTACGACGGCCTGTGCGTGGACGACCGCTCCTCCAGCACCGCTGACTTCAACCCGGTGCAGGTCTACACCTGCAACGGCACCGCGGCCCAGCAGTGGACCGTGGTGGAGGCCGGCAGCACCCTGCACGTGCTGGGCAAGTGCCTGGACATCAACGGCGGCGGGACGGCCGACGGGACCACCGTCGACCTCTACGACTGCAACAACACCGCCGCCCAGGTCTGGGAACCCCAGTCGGACGGGGCGCTGTACAACCCGCAGTCCAACAAGTGCCTGGACGACACCGGCTGGTCCACCACGCCCGGCACCCAGTTGCAGATCTGGGACTGCACCGGCGGGGCCAACCAGAAGTGGAACCTGCCCTGA
- a CDS encoding FAD-dependent oxidoreductase has translation MSEHLVVIGADATGMSAASQARRRRGPEQLRITAFERGGFSSYSACGIPYWVGGEVAERDALVARTPEEHRSRGIDLRMGTEVTEIDLDRGRVRTRELDGGAEAWTGFDQLVVATGAEPIRPSLPGFDAPGVHGVQTLDDGAELLATLERDCHRAVVVGGGYIGVEMAEAMVRRGLQVTLVLRSAEPMPTLDPDMGKLVRVAMEGMGIEVVPGAEALEVLLGPDGRPREVATTAGQYPADVVVLGLGVRPRTGLARQAGLPLGASGGLRTTPEMRVSGVDGVWAGGDCVEVLNLVSGGYQNIALGTHANKHGLVIGTNIGGGRATFPGVVGTAVSKVCSLEIARTGLGEREATAAGAAWESAVIESTSRAGYYPGAALMTVKMIAERDSGRLLGVQIVGREGAAKRVDVAAVALTAGMTVDQVVSLDLGYAPPFSPVWDPVLVAARKLAGRVG, from the coding sequence GTGAGCGAGCACCTGGTGGTCATCGGCGCCGACGCGACCGGCATGTCGGCCGCGTCCCAGGCCAGGCGGCGGCGCGGGCCGGAGCAGCTGCGGATCACCGCCTTCGAGCGCGGCGGCTTCAGCTCCTACTCGGCCTGCGGCATCCCGTATTGGGTCGGCGGCGAGGTCGCCGAGCGCGACGCGCTGGTCGCCCGCACCCCCGAGGAGCACCGCAGCCGGGGCATCGACCTGCGGATGGGCACCGAGGTCACCGAGATCGACCTGGACCGGGGGCGGGTGCGCACCCGCGAGCTGGACGGCGGCGCCGAGGCGTGGACCGGATTCGACCAGCTGGTCGTCGCCACCGGCGCCGAGCCGATCCGTCCGTCGCTGCCCGGCTTCGACGCGCCCGGCGTCCACGGCGTGCAGACCCTGGACGACGGCGCGGAGCTGCTGGCCACGCTGGAGCGCGACTGCCACCGCGCGGTGGTCGTCGGCGGCGGCTACATCGGGGTGGAGATGGCGGAGGCCATGGTGCGGCGCGGGCTGCAGGTCACCCTGGTGCTGCGGTCGGCCGAGCCCATGCCGACGCTCGACCCGGACATGGGCAAGCTGGTGCGGGTGGCCATGGAGGGCATGGGCATCGAGGTGGTCCCCGGTGCGGAGGCGCTGGAGGTGCTGCTGGGGCCGGACGGTCGCCCGCGCGAGGTGGCCACCACCGCCGGGCAGTACCCGGCCGATGTGGTGGTGCTCGGGCTGGGGGTGCGCCCGCGCACCGGGCTGGCCCGGCAGGCCGGGCTGCCGCTGGGGGCCTCGGGCGGGCTGCGGACCACCCCGGAGATGCGGGTCAGCGGCGTCGACGGCGTCTGGGCGGGCGGTGACTGCGTGGAGGTGCTCAACCTGGTCTCCGGCGGCTACCAGAACATCGCGCTGGGCACCCACGCCAACAAGCACGGCCTGGTGATCGGCACCAACATCGGCGGCGGCCGGGCCACCTTCCCGGGTGTGGTCGGGACGGCGGTGAGCAAGGTCTGCTCGCTGGAGATCGCCCGTACCGGGCTGGGTGAGCGCGAGGCCACGGCGGCCGGGGCGGCCTGGGAGTCGGCCGTCATCGAGTCGACCAGCCGGGCGGGCTACTACCCCGGGGCGGCGCTGATGACGGTGAAGATGATCGCCGAACGGGACAGCGGCCGACTGCTGGGCGTGCAGATCGTCGGCAGGGAGGGCGCCGCCAAGCGGGTGGACGTGGCGGCCGTGGCGCTCACCGCCGGGATGACGGTCGATCAGGTGGTCTCGCTGGACCTGGGGTACGCGCCGCCGTTCTCCCCAGTGTGGGATCCGGTGCTGGTGGCCGCGCGCAAGCTCGCGGGCCGGGTGGGCTAG
- a CDS encoding pyridoxamine 5'-phosphate oxidase family protein, which translates to MALDPSAPGDAYLAFWRERHLCTLSTRRPDGTPHLVPVGVTYDPSARLARVIADGASRKVRNVRAAGPAGMRVAVCQVDGARWATLEGTAVVRDDPAAVAEAVRRYAERYRAPRHNPARVVIEISVDRALGHG; encoded by the coding sequence ATGGCCCTCGACCCGTCCGCGCCCGGCGACGCCTACCTCGCCTTCTGGCGCGAGCGCCACCTGTGCACGCTCAGCACCCGGCGTCCGGACGGCACGCCGCACCTTGTCCCGGTCGGCGTGACCTACGACCCGTCGGCCCGACTGGCCCGGGTCATCGCCGACGGCGCCAGCCGGAAGGTCCGCAACGTCCGGGCGGCCGGTCCGGCCGGGATGCGGGTGGCGGTCTGCCAGGTGGACGGCGCCCGCTGGGCCACGCTGGAGGGCACGGCCGTGGTCCGGGACGATCCGGCGGCCGTCGCCGAGGCGGTCCGCCGCTACGCCGAGCGGTACCGGGCGCCGCGGCACAATCCGGCGCGGGTGGTCATCGAGATCTCCGTGGACCGTGCCCTCGGGCACGGCTGA